In a genomic window of Ipomoea triloba cultivar NCNSP0323 chromosome 3, ASM357664v1:
- the LOC116012120 gene encoding EPIDERMAL PATTERNING FACTOR-like protein 3 — translation MKIRRYCCFLAATLHVLSLVCAAKRPFLAPHKTQILDSPRAVFDPIQGGEMMEGGLSKLGSRPPNCEHRCGRCKPCVAIQVPTTSSRGHMGVQYANYEPEGWKCKCGTAVFEP, via the exons ATGAAGATCAGAAGATATTGCTGCTTTTTAGCAGCTACACTGCATGTTCTAAGTTTGGTTTGTGCAGCAAAGAGGCCCTTCTTGGCACCTCACAAAA CTCAGATTTTGGATTCTCCTCGAGCTGTTTTCGACCCCATCCAG GGAGGGGAAATGATGGAAGGGGGGCTGAGCAAACTTGGGTCAAGGCCACCAAACTGTGAGCACAGATGTGGGAGGTGTAAGCCATGCGTGGCCATTCAAGTACCAACTACTAGTAGCAGAGGGCATATGGGAGTGCAGTATGCAAATTATGAGCCAGAAGGGTGGAAATGCAAGTGTGGGACTGCTGTGTTTGAGCCATAG